In Misgurnus anguillicaudatus chromosome 14, ASM2758022v2, whole genome shotgun sequence, the genomic window TTTTATCTTTAAtcaaacagtttaaacagtagctcaaatctaaactcgaaaaaaatatgtatgcgatatggcccagcttgtcagggaactacggtTCTGTGCAGTTAAAGTTGcgccatctgaaagcagctgttggcgatttaatactaatcaaggaaccggcattactgacgtaatgcgcgtggtatcgcatgcgatttatcgtgcagccctagtcaaaacggagttggagaaagttgttcttaagacgTATTCGGATAAAGGtgatgaaaacacacttttcaaaagtcacaacgctattttaatgttttaaaagtacacataaaTGCGGCAGAATGTACATTGCATGACCCCATTAACTTTACCTTAATAATGCATAATGCCACTGCCTTGCTGTGACAagaatcatgtgatataagAGTTTAAAATAAGACGAGAACATGAGCACAAATGTTCAGTGCATGTGCACAATGTATATTTGCGTCCGatttgagaaaatactacgattcacgcgtttacatgcgtacttttctcctgctgatcggatcacagatcggagtacaccacccccttcaatacgatccaaatttgcatccgatcgacCTCAATCGTATTCactaaggtgtttacatgaagacttttcaatacgattgagccatcaatacgattacaaatgaattatttggttgcatgtaaacgtacctagtgatgatgccaaatgttacaagtctcaatttaaaaaagtaacatttattgaacttattaaactatatttaacaaatagtaaaaagaGGATCAGCAAAGGATATTGATTTGTAGCACTTTACTACTACAAATATGTATATAGagatcaggggcctcatttataaaatgctgcgtaaaaaccatcctacatttgatcttacgatcatttaacaaaaatgcgtacgtgtgattcataaaccgaacgtacgcgcagaaaacgcgcgtacccctttcaaatctataaatcgcaaatgaacttgaacttgtgcgcgcagccgagcagtttcagatctccgcctttaaacgatgcgtAATTAATGTCAGACATATAAAAAAGTGCTTGTCAaggtttaaacccaatttcaaaTAGCAAGattggcttatatttccaaaaacctgcagcaatcagacaagcaaaagtgcgtacgtctgctcagaccctgacgtggcgctaagcacttttccacgtcaaagacggtttttataaatatagactttgccgtggatttttgcctacgcacactttacgatcaaatctgtgcgtacgcacgctttataaatgaggcccgaGAAATAAAAACCTGCtttgtccagctatgatcagctgttaggccgagctttcgatgttgtcatgAAAAGgatggttgtttttagtcacatgacctgcaatcgcttgcggcttccaacactctgtctgtaaataatgccgaAAAAACGAGCACAGCAGCCACATATCGGTCGATGCCATTACACATAAAAAATCGGTCCGATATATCGCTCTATTACTACATCGTATCATGGGCCATGTATCGCGATATGTATCATATCGTGAGCCCATTGCCAACACCCAGCCCTGCCTATATTTAACTTGCACGTAGAACAAAATTCCTGAGAACACAGTCGACCTTTTggttaaaatttattttgtgtatttattgtCAGTTGGAATAACTTTATAAATGTTAAACGTCTCATACTATTAAAATAACAAGGTTGATATTGTCCAATCTGAATTGTTGTACCATTGTCAATAAAATCTAATCTTGTGTCACAGGTCGCACAAATGCTCAAGGCACCGGTTCAGTCGGACTACAGCAAGATGTACTGACGTCAGAGCTCTCAGAAATCAATGTGCAGATGGAAGTGGCAACAGTGATGTCCCTTGAGCCTACGAGTCATGCATCCACCAATACATCTGCTCTGTCTGAAGTTACCAAAGAGCAGGTACTCGCTCGGTGCCTCACACATCCGCCAGAGTTGCTGGTAAAGAATGAAGGCAATGTTCGTTTGGATGAACAATCATCAGTCACAGATGACTCAACTCAGTTTGACAATCAGGCCGGTCGTTTAAGCTCACCTGACGTGCAACATGGCAATATCAGTGACGGTCACATTGAGTCTCCAGGACCGGAACAAGAGCCAATTTCTCATCAACCCtgccaaaaaaaatctaaagggGAGCCTCCGAAGGCACTCCAGAATCACCCCGTGATTTGCAGCGTTTGCAGCAAGTCGTTCGGCAACAAGAAATGCTTGCGGATGCACAAGGTCGTGCACCAGAGCGAGAGACCTTTCGGCTGTGATTCCTGCGGGTGGAGCTTTAAATTGAAATCTCACCTGACAGAACACAAAAGACTTCATACGGGGGATTATCGCTATAAATGCCCAAAGTGTGAAAAGGGGTTTTCTCGGTCAAATCTGGTCAAAATGCACCTTAAAAGTGTTCATTCATCATGATGAGTGATAATAATATCTGTTAACCATAACCAAGTGTGACAAGAAATAAGATGCATCTCTTCAGTGTTAGTTTGAGTTTCTTTCTCTTTGTTTCTGACAAGAAGCACTTTTGTTTGTCATTCGGTTTGTGTTAATGTTTTGGTTCCCTCCATGCATGTCCAAAATTATCctgtgcccggttgcataaaactcCTTAAGTAAGTGATCCTTGAGCTAAGGGATTTCTTTGAAAGATTACCTTCTTCCTTAAGTTTTTAAGGAAAATTAAATTGGTACTAAGGACTTTGTAGCAACGCATagcagaacttaaggtaatacttttaagggtaaatacttattgacagccttaTAGTTCCCGAAGTAAACACTTAAGGATTGTTCTTGCACCCCATTTTTTATTTAGGgcacccttaaccttatatttagAGGGATTTCTTAtcttaaggactttcatgcaaccaGACACTGCCCTTTAAAATATGGATGTGGTTTAATTGAGGagttttataaatgtgt contains:
- the LOC129427270 gene encoding uncharacterized protein — its product is MVELVSIHSFLIKRMMAAADEIFDAVKDNIIEYQKEIERLKQENSRLKNTLRFTIKPRRAEASNGRTNAQGTGSVGLQQDVLTSELSEINVQMEVATVMSLEPTSHASTNTSALSEVTKEQVLARCLTHPPELLVKNEGNVRLDEQSSVTDDSTQFDNQAGRLSSPDVQHGNISDGHIESPGPEQEPISHQPCQKKSKGEPPKALQNHPVICSVCSKSFGNKKCLRMHKVVHQSERPFGCDSCGWSFKLKSHLTEHKRLHTGDYRYKCPKCEKGFSRSNLVKMHLKSVHSS